GACAGGGAACAGTCCCGTATTCACTCCGAGGACGAGGATCAGCAGCGTGCCGACGAAGAATGCGGGCATGCCCTGGACCGTGGCGGTGAAGAGCCGGGAGACGACGGCCGCGGTCGGACTCTTCGTCGCTGCCACCCACAGCGCGATCGGAACCGAGATGGCGACAGCGAAGATGACTGAGACGAGCATAAGCATGAGTGTCGCGGGCATGCGCAGCTTGAGCAGCTCGAGTACGGAGGTCTGGAAGATGAACGAGGGACCGAAGTCGCCGATGACGAGGCCCCCGAGGAACTGGACATACTGAATGAGGAACGGCTGGTCGAGACCCCATGCGTGTCGCAGCTGGGCAACGGCCTCCGGAGTGGCCTTGTCGCCGAGGTAGGCCGCAGCAGGATCGCCGGGAGCGAGCTGCATGAGCACGAACGAGAGTGTGGCAACGCCGAGGACGATGGGGACCATGAGAAGTACGCGTCTGGCGATGTATTTGCCCACGGCCACTCTCTCCATCGATGAGTAAAGGTATGCTCAATCTACCTTTATGTGAACCAGCACACAATGCTCTGATAGGAAAAGTCTCCTGGCAGACGGGCTTGCCGTGGTGATGCGGTGTCAGATATCGACGGCGCGCTCACCGCAGGATGAAGCCCGGCACCAGATCATCGCGCGGGTCGACTGTGAACGTGCAGGTGGCGACCTTGTGCGACGTCGATTCGATGATCGGGATGACGCCCTCATCAGCCTCGGCGAGGACACGGGCGCGAAATCGGGTGCCGATGACGGACTCGTGCACCAGGGTCTGCCCGGGGGCCAGTTCACCGCTGACGCTGAGAGCGCCGATTCGCCCGGCGGTGCCTGATCCGCAGGGGGAGCGGTCGACCTGACCGTCTGCGAAGACCGTGATGTTCCTCTGGTGGAGCTCACCGCTGGGAAGAGTGCCGGGGCGGGTGACGAAGATGGTTCCGTAGACGCCGCTCAGGCGGTCATCGCCTGCATGCGCGGTCAGCGGATTCTGTGTCAGTGCCGCCTTCACCCGGCGGCCCAGGGCGATGATTTCGCTGACGTTCTCCGGCGCGACGGTGAGATCCATCAGGTCTGCGTCGACGCAGGCATAGATCGCACCGCCCCAGACGAGATCGACGGCGACCGGACCCCGGTCGATGGCGACCTCGATCCCCGCCGCAATGAGGCGACAGGGAACGTTGACGAAATCCACCGAGGTGACCCGGCCCGCTGCCTCGGTGTGCACGGTGGCCCTCACCCTGCCCGATGGCACGTCGATGACCACGTCGGTGACGCCGGAGTCATCGGGGACGACCAGTCCGGATTCGATCGCCCAGGCGCCCAATGCGATCGTGCCATGGCCGCAGGCGGTCGAGAACCCGTCCCTGTGCCAGAACAGCACCCCGAAATGAGCGCCCGAGTCATCGGGTGCGGTGATGAACCCGCCGTACATATCGGCATGGCCCCGCGGTTCGAAGACCAGCAGCTGACGCAGCCCGTCGATCTCCTCGCTGCCGATCGCGTTCATCCGCTTCTCCGCCACCGTGGCGCCGGGGATCGGGACCGGTGGATCGGCCACGATCCGAAACGGCTCCCCCGCGGTGTGGTAGTCGACCGTGGTGACCTCACGAGCCTCCAGCGGCATCGGTCTAGAGCCCCATCCCCACGCGCAGTCCCTCGAGGACCGCAGCGTGGACATTGCGGGAGGCGACGGCATCACCGATTCGGTAGAGGGCGAAGGGGGCGCTCGCCTCGGCGCCGGTGCTCCTGGTGATTCCGGCGGCGTCTGCCTCCGGTTGGGTACGACCGTGCACCCAGGCATCGAGCTCGATCTCGCCGAGGTTGCTCGAGGCCGGTTTGAGCGCGAAGTAGACCTCGTCGTTGGGTGTCGTCCCGAAGTCGACGACCACGGCGTCGGTCTCGACCTCGGTCTCGAGGTCGGAGTAGTCGTTGCGCAGGATCGCGTGCACGCTCCTGTCGGCGGCCACGGGCTTCGCCGCCAGTCTCTCCCCGAGGTGGACGGAGACCCCGAATTCGGAGAACACCTGCAGATAGGCGGGTGAATTCATCGAGCCGACGTCGATGCCGATGGTGCGCTCGGGGCTGACATAGGTGACCTGCTGGCCGTTGCGGGCCAGGCGTTCGACTGCGTCGAGGGCCGGATGGAAGCCGTGATCGTCATAGACGAGGACTCGCCGCTTCTGTCGGAGGCTGTCGTTCATCACATCCCAGACGTCGAAGGACGGGCCCTCCTCACGGAAGGGATAACTGGAATCCGGGATGCCTCCGGTGGCGATGATGACGACATCGGGTGACAGCGCGAGGATGTCGTCCGCCTCGGCGAATGTGTCGAACCGGATGTCGACGCCGTGCTTCCGACATTGCTGGAGCCGCCAGTCGACGATGCCGATGAGGTCATGGCGGCGTTCCGAGCGGGAAGCGATGCGCACTTGCCCGCCGTGGCAGGAATCGGCTTCGAGCAGGGTGACTCGGTGTCCGCGGACGGCCGCGACGCGGGCGGCCTCGAGCCCTCCGGGGCCGGCACCGACGATGACGACGTGCTTGGGGGCGCCCTTCGCGTCGCGGCGGATCTCCTGGGGCAGATCGGCCTCTCGGCCGGCCGCGGGATTGTGGATGCAGGTCGCCGAACCGGAGGTGTAGATGCTGTCGAGGCACATGTTCGCTCCCACGCAGGGGCGGATGTCGTCCTCGCGATCCTCCTCGATCTTCTTCACCAGGTACGGATCCGCCAACTGGGCGCGGGTCATGCCCACGAGATCGAGACAGCCGTCCTCGACCGCGTATCTGGCAGTGGGCACATCGGCGATGCGGGCGGCATGGAGGACCGGGATGTCGATGGCCTTGCGGATGCGTCGGCAGGTCTCGAGCCACGGAGCCGAGGGGGTGCCCATTCCGGGGATCGCCTCGGCGAGTTCACGGTCGGAGTTGATCATGCCGACGTTGAGGTTGAGGAAGTCGATGCCGTGCTCGGTGTAGGTGGTGAGGATGTCTGTGGCCCGATCCTCGCGCATGCCGTTCTCGCGCAGCTCGTCGGCGGCCATGCGGATTCCGACGACGAAGTCCTCGGGCACGGCGGCCTTCACTGCGTCGATGATCCGCAGCGGGAAGCGTATGAGGTTCTCCAGCTCGCCGCTGTAGTCGTCGGTGCGGGAGTTGAGCCACGGCGCGAGGAAGGAGTCGAGCAGGTGTCCCGCGTGCATGATCTCGAGGCCGTCGAGACCCGCTTCGGCGACGCGCGCGGCGGCGGTCGCGAAGTCATCGACGATCCGATCCATGTCGAAGTCCTCGAGTTCTTTCGTGAACGAACGGTGCGCGGCCTCCCTGGTCCGTGAGGCCGAGACCAGCGGCAGCCAGTAACCGGCGAAGTTCGAGGAACGATGGCCCAGGTGGGTGGTCTGGATCATCACCGCGGCTCCCTCGTCGTGGCAGTCCTGCGCCAGTGCCGCGAGCCATGGAACCACCTCGTCGGTGGACAGGTCGATGTTGCCGAAGGCCGCGGGGGAGTCCTTCGACACGATTGCGGAGCCGCCGATCATCGTCATCCCCACCCCGCCGCGGGCCTTCTCCCGGTGGTAGAGGCGGTAGCGGTCCTTGGGCATCCCGGACTCCGTGTACGCGGGTTCGTGGGAGGTGGAGACGATGCGGTTGCGCAGGGTGAGCGGGCCCAACTCGAACGGCTGGAGCAGCGGGTCTGCTGACATTGGTTCCTCCTTCGTCGCAGGAACGCGGTGCCGCCGCGGCGAGTCGTGGTCGACGGGCGGCTCGGTCGGTTTCTCTGAGTAATCGGTTACCGATTACCTGTCTCAATCGTGGAGTGCCGCGGTTATGCTGTCAATAGCCGAAGAGCAAGAAGTCGCCGACAGTGGCGATTTCGAGACGGTCGACGATTGCGGAGGTGAAGAGAACGTGGAAACAGACAGGCGGCCGGTCACCTCGCTGCGCGAGCAGGCCTTGGGGATCATCCGAGACGCCATCACCGCCGGTGAACTCGATGAGGAGCGCATCTACTCCGCAGCGGGACTCGCCAAGCAGCTGGGCATGTCCCTGTCCCCGGTGCGGGAGGCGATGATGTCCCTGGTCACCGAGGGCACCGTCGAGGCCGTGCCCAACCGGGGGTTTCGTCTGGTTCCCGTCACCTGGTCCGACCTCGAGGAGATCACTCGGGTCAGGGTGCTGCTCGCGGTCCCCGCGGTCAGGCAGCTCTGCGACCGAGCGGCCGGCCACGTCGGTTCCGAGAGCGCGGAGCCAGCCGATCCCGTCGCCGACGGTTCGTCCGGCGCTTCCGAGGGGGCGTCCGGCGCTCCCGACGGTGCGGAGGCTGCCGATGAGCCGCTCAGGATTCAACTGGAGCAGCTGCGGGAGCACGCCGCGGCGACGGCGATTGCGGCCGAAGCGGGTGATGCGACAGGATTCTTCACACACGATCGTCGCTTCCACGAGGCGCTGCTCGAATACGGGCTGGGCCGACGCGCCGCCGACATCAGTCTTCGGCTCCGTGACCAGTCGCGAGTCTTCCGGCCCCAGGGCGCAGTCGACGAGGTGAACACGACCTCGGCGCGCGAACTCTCGGCCATCGTCGATCTCATCGAGCAGGGCCGGGCCGATGAGGTGACGGAGCTCGTCACTCGCAATCTCTACTTCTTCAAGCGCACAGCCCCAGTGCCGGACGAGAGCTGAGCGCCGAGGCGACCGTGCCCGGGCGTGGTTGGCGGTTACGCCTTGTTCACGACTGGGATCGGCATGGTGTCCGGATCGATGTCGGGATTGTCGTCTTGGGTCCGTGCCAATTCGATCGCCTCCTCGTGCGTGGCGACCGTCGGGAACGAGCCGAGCAGGGGTCGGTGGGCGGACTCCCTCATGAACAGCACCGCCACGAAGGCGATGACGGAGAAGAACATGATGTAGAACGCCGGCATGTACGAGTTTCCGGTGAGATCGATCAGTGCCTGGCTGAACAGCGGAGTGGTGCCGCCGAACAGTGAGACGCCGAGGTTGAAGGTCAGTCCCATGGCTCCGTAGCGTGAGGCCGTCGGGAACAGAGCCGGAAGAGCCGATGCCAGGCAGGCGATGTAGAAGCCCGCGGGCAGGGCGACCATGAACAGGGCGATGGTGACCGCCCACATCTCACCGATCTGCATGACCGCGAAGGCGGGGACCATGAGGACGATCGTGGTTCCCGATGCGACGAGGAAGACGAACCTGCGGCCCAGCTTGTCCGAGAGCCGACCGATCAGCGGCAGACAGACGGACATGATGACGAGCACCGGAATGGTGACCACGGCGGCCTGGACGTTCGAGACCTTGACCGTCTCCTCGAGGTAGGTCGGCATGAAGCTGGTGAGAGCATAGCCGACCGTCTGCGAACCGGCGACGATGGCGATGCCGATGAGGATCTCCTTCCAGAAATGGCGGACTACTCCGATGAGGCCGTGACGGGCGTACTGATCGTCCTTGTCCTTGATGATGAGACCTCCGGCCTCGTTAGCTTCGAAGCTCGGGGTCTCGGGGATCTTCATCCGGAACCAGATGGCGACGGCACCGAGGGGAATCGCGATGAGGAACGGAATCCTCCAGGCACCGTCGGCCATGGCGTTCTCGCCGGCGACACTGGTCGAGATGACGGTGGTGATCGCGACCGTGCCCGCACCAGCCGCGAAGCCGATATATGACCCGACGTCGAGCCAGGAGGACCAGAAGCCGCGCGACTTGTCGGGAGAGAATTCTGAGACGTAGGTGGTCGCTCCAGCGTATTCGCCCCCAGTGGAGAAGCCCTGGATCATCTTGAGCAGGTAGAGGGGGACGATCACCCACAGGCCGACCTGTGCCGCCGTAGGCAGAACGCCGATGAGGGCGGTGGCCGTGGCCATCGTGGCCATCGTGAAGAAGAGGACCTTCTGGCGTCCGACCTTGTCACCGAGCGGTCCGAGCACCATGCCGCCGAGCGGACGCACGAGGAAGGAGACCGCGAACCCGAGCAGAGTCACGAGGAGACCCATCTGCCTGTCCATGCCCTCCGTGAAGACGGACGTCATGGTCACAGCGAGATAGCCGTAGACGCCGAAGTCGAACCATTCCATGAAGTTGCCGACAGTTGTTCCTCCGATTGCGGTGCGGATGGACCGGGGCTCGACAACGATGCAGTGGTCGGCTTCCAGACGCTTCTTCTTGAGGGCCTTCCGTCCCCGGCGAGAGGGTCTGTTCTCCTTGGCGGCAGGTGTTTCGAGTCCTTCTGACATCAGCGGTTCCTCGTTTCCGATGCAATTCGGGTATCCATCGCCTGCAGGGCTCGTCGAGCCTGGGGCGATCGGTTTTCGACAATGCAGAACATCGTTACTCGATTAAACACCCGTGTCAAGAAAAATGGTGAGCCAGATCACGACAAATTTCCGAAAATGGCATGAGTTCCGGGGTTCGGCCGACAGAAGCCAGTGGTCTCAGGTCATAGACACGGCAGACGGTGAAGGACGCCGACGTCGCGAGGGCGGACGCCGGGCAGTGCTTCAATTCGCGGTTTCCGAATCCGAATCGGCCCCTGTGTCCGAGGCTGTCTGAGTGTCCGCGTCGGTCTCCGAATCCGAATCGGACTGGTCCGACGTGGACGCATCCGAATCGGCCGGAGGGGTCGAGGGGTCCTCGGGTGTCTCCGTGTCCGACGGGGGCGGTTCGTCCGGCTCGGTCGGTTCGGGTGGGTCCTCCGTCTCCGGAGGCTCGCTCGGGTCTTCTGTCTCCGGAGGCTCGCTCGGGGTCGGCTCAGGGTCGTCAGGCTCCGATGGCGATGGATCGGATGGCGTCTCGGGCGGCGGGGTGTCGGACGGGGCCTCGGGGTCCGGTCGATCGGAATCCGGAGGGCTCGGGTCTCCGGGGTTCTTCGCCCCGGAGTCGTCTGTGCTGTCGCCGTCGTCGCCGTCCTTGTCCCCCGTCGGCGAATCGTCTGTTCGATCCTCGGAGCCGCGGGCCGACTCGCCCGTCTCGTTCGGGCTGTCCGGGTCGGCTGCCTTCGAGTCCTCTGATCGGGGCTCTCCTCGGCGCCCGTCCGAACTCTCATCGTCCGGCGATTGCGGGTCGCGGCTCTCGGTGTCCGTGCCCTTGTCCGTGGTCGAGACGTTGGAGGTCGAGCTCCGGGGCTGAAAGTTCGTGGGTTCGGTCTGCTGCGGCACGATGGCGAGGCCGACGAGGGTCCCGAGGAGGCCGATGCAGGCTGCGATCACAGGGATCAGCACAGGCTTGGGCATGGTGAAAGCCGAACGCTCGGGGGCTTCGACCGTTCCGATGGCTGCAGTCGCGGCCGCAGCCGGCGCCGCATTCGAAGCCGCAGAAGCCGCGGCGGGGGCGCCGGTTTCGCCGGTCCCGGCCGAAACGGCTGCTGCTGTGCTCGCGGTGCCCTCCGATGGCGACTCTTCGGCGGCATCGTCGGAGACCGGTTCGGCGGATGCGGCATCGCGGGGGGCCGCCTCGGCGGATGCGTCTTCGTCGGGGACCGCCTCGGCCGGCGTCGTTGTGTCCGGGACTGCACCGATGGTCGGAGGGTGAGCTGCCTCGGGGGTCGTGTGCGCAATCGTGCCCGAGAGGCGCTCGATGACGATCGGAGAGGTCAGGAGTGCCGGAATCAGGGTGGAGCGGTGATCGGCGGTGAGGGCACTTTTGTCGCTCCGGGTGCGCTCCCATTCCTTCTGCAGGTTCTGGTGGGCACGGGTCGACAGCCGTTCGACGGTTGCGGTGGTGATGTGGAGCCGGTCGGCCGCGGCCTTCAGCGAGAGGTGCTCGACCCCCCGCAGCCAGAGGATCCGCTGCCAGTTGTCGGGCAGAGTCGAGAGTGCCTGCGCAGCCAGGATGCGATCCGCCTCGACAGCAGAAGCGTCGACGGACGCGCCGTTCCCGATCGAGGGGACACCGGAGGAATCCAGTTCGTCCAGACGCGCGTCGATCGCGTCGTCCACCAGCGATCTGAGGCCCTCGGCGGTGTCAGCTGTCCCATCCAGCAGGGATCTGAGGACGCTGAGGAAGGCGTCGTCGGCAATATAGCGGGCTTCGGCGCTGGGGCCGGAAGACCCGGTCCCAGTGCGGGAAGAGGCCGCTCTGGCCACAGCATCGTCGACGTAGCGGCGGTAGATCTCCGAGTAGGCGCCGGCGGTACCGGCGTCGATGAGGGAGAGGAGTTCTCCCTCGGTGAAGTCGGCGAGTTCTTCCCCTGGTTGATGTCCTTGCGCGTCCATCCGGTCCTGAATCAATCGGTTTCGTCATGCAGGCTGCCACTCGACGTTGCAGTCTGCTTCGGCTACAGCGGTGAGAATACGGGAAGCCTGCTCCCATGGTGGGAGATACTCTCGGAGGA
The Brevibacterium marinum genome window above contains:
- a CDS encoding sigma-70 family RNA polymerase sigma factor; this encodes MDAQGHQPGEELADFTEGELLSLIDAGTAGAYSEIYRRYVDDAVARAASSRTGTGSSGPSAEARYIADDAFLSVLRSLLDGTADTAEGLRSLVDDAIDARLDELDSSGVPSIGNGASVDASAVEADRILAAQALSTLPDNWQRILWLRGVEHLSLKAAADRLHITTATVERLSTRAHQNLQKEWERTRSDKSALTADHRSTLIPALLTSPIVIERLSGTIAHTTPEAAHPPTIGAVPDTTTPAEAVPDEDASAEAAPRDAASAEPVSDDAAEESPSEGTASTAAAVSAGTGETGAPAAASAASNAAPAAAATAAIGTVEAPERSAFTMPKPVLIPVIAACIGLLGTLVGLAIVPQQTEPTNFQPRSSTSNVSTTDKGTDTESRDPQSPDDESSDGRRGEPRSEDSKAADPDSPNETGESARGSEDRTDDSPTGDKDGDDGDSTDDSGAKNPGDPSPPDSDRPDPEAPSDTPPPETPSDPSPSEPDDPEPTPSEPPETEDPSEPPETEDPPEPTEPDEPPPSDTETPEDPSTPPADSDASTSDQSDSDSETDADTQTASDTGADSDSETAN
- a CDS encoding ABC transporter permease subunit, whose product is MGKYIARRVLLMVPIVLGVATLSFVLMQLAPGDPAAAYLGDKATPEAVAQLRHAWGLDQPFLIQYVQFLGGLVIGDFGPSFIFQTSVLELLKLRMPATLMLMLVSVIFAVAISVPIALWVAATKSPTAAVVSRLFTATVQGMPAFFVGTLLILVLGVNTGLFPVGGYGRNLGEHLYSLVLPGIAVALTICPVLIRSLTAALNDSLSAEYTNFAMSKGLSRSKTVANYAFRNAGITGVSILGIQVGHLVGGALIVENVFAIPGAGSLLMQSVLARDYNVVQALTVVFGILVVLVYLLTDIVYSLVDPRVRLGG
- a CDS encoding proline racemase family protein yields the protein MPLEAREVTTVDYHTAGEPFRIVADPPVPIPGATVAEKRMNAIGSEEIDGLRQLLVFEPRGHADMYGGFITAPDDSGAHFGVLFWHRDGFSTACGHGTIALGAWAIESGLVVPDDSGVTDVVIDVPSGRVRATVHTEAAGRVTSVDFVNVPCRLIAAGIEVAIDRGPVAVDLVWGGAIYACVDADLMDLTVAPENVSEIIALGRRVKAALTQNPLTAHAGDDRLSGVYGTIFVTRPGTLPSGELHQRNITVFADGQVDRSPCGSGTAGRIGALSVSGELAPGQTLVHESVIGTRFRARVLAEADEGVIPIIESTSHKVATCTFTVDPRDDLVPGFILR
- a CDS encoding MFS transporter, whose translation is MSEGLETPAAKENRPSRRGRKALKKKRLEADHCIVVEPRSIRTAIGGTTVGNFMEWFDFGVYGYLAVTMTSVFTEGMDRQMGLLVTLLGFAVSFLVRPLGGMVLGPLGDKVGRQKVLFFTMATMATATALIGVLPTAAQVGLWVIVPLYLLKMIQGFSTGGEYAGATTYVSEFSPDKSRGFWSSWLDVGSYIGFAAGAGTVAITTVISTSVAGENAMADGAWRIPFLIAIPLGAVAIWFRMKIPETPSFEANEAGGLIIKDKDDQYARHGLIGVVRHFWKEILIGIAIVAGSQTVGYALTSFMPTYLEETVKVSNVQAAVVTIPVLVIMSVCLPLIGRLSDKLGRRFVFLVASGTTIVLMVPAFAVMQIGEMWAVTIALFMVALPAGFYIACLASALPALFPTASRYGAMGLTFNLGVSLFGGTTPLFSQALIDLTGNSYMPAFYIMFFSVIAFVAVLFMRESAHRPLLGSFPTVATHEEAIELARTQDDNPDIDPDTMPIPVVNKA
- a CDS encoding GntR family transcriptional regulator translates to METDRRPVTSLREQALGIIRDAITAGELDEERIYSAAGLAKQLGMSLSPVREAMMSLVTEGTVEAVPNRGFRLVPVTWSDLEEITRVRVLLAVPAVRQLCDRAAGHVGSESAEPADPVADGSSGASEGASGAPDGAEAADEPLRIQLEQLREHAAATAIAAEAGDATGFFTHDRRFHEALLEYGLGRRAADISLRLRDQSRVFRPQGAVDEVNTTSARELSAIVDLIEQGRADEVTELVTRNLYFFKRTAPVPDES
- a CDS encoding FAD-dependent oxidoreductase, whose translation is MSADPLLQPFELGPLTLRNRIVSTSHEPAYTESGMPKDRYRLYHREKARGGVGMTMIGGSAIVSKDSPAAFGNIDLSTDEVVPWLAALAQDCHDEGAAVMIQTTHLGHRSSNFAGYWLPLVSASRTREAAHRSFTKELEDFDMDRIVDDFATAAARVAEAGLDGLEIMHAGHLLDSFLAPWLNSRTDDYSGELENLIRFPLRIIDAVKAAVPEDFVVGIRMAADELRENGMREDRATDILTTYTEHGIDFLNLNVGMINSDRELAEAIPGMGTPSAPWLETCRRIRKAIDIPVLHAARIADVPTARYAVEDGCLDLVGMTRAQLADPYLVKKIEEDREDDIRPCVGANMCLDSIYTSGSATCIHNPAAGREADLPQEIRRDAKGAPKHVVIVGAGPGGLEAARVAAVRGHRVTLLEADSCHGGQVRIASRSERRHDLIGIVDWRLQQCRKHGVDIRFDTFAEADDILALSPDVVIIATGGIPDSSYPFREEGPSFDVWDVMNDSLRQKRRVLVYDDHGFHPALDAVERLARNGQQVTYVSPERTIGIDVGSMNSPAYLQVFSEFGVSVHLGERLAAKPVAADRSVHAILRNDYSDLETEVETDAVVVDFGTTPNDEVYFALKPASSNLGEIELDAWVHGRTQPEADAAGITRSTGAEASAPFALYRIGDAVASRNVHAAVLEGLRVGMGL